The Liolophura sinensis isolate JHLJ2023 chromosome 8, CUHK_Ljap_v2, whole genome shotgun sequence sequence AAGTTGGCCTTGATGGATGGAAGCAATCGCGGCCATTTCACAAGCCCATAACGTTCCATGCATGGAGTTGACAACGGGTTTGTTTACAAATGGCCGCCAACGTCGCTAGTTCTAGTAAATAGAATGTCAATAATTATTGGTTGCTGGTTTTTAGTCCCATATTATGATTGGCTCAAACTGGCGAGTTCTGGAACAGAATTAACCCTCTCCCAAGGGTATATAAGGGCCCTTGGCCTGAAATCGGCGTCACTTCAGCCTTGACAAGCGAAGAACTCACGTCGCTCTTGACAGCAAATTGGAACAATTCTCCTGTCTCTTGATCAATCAAACGCAACAAATTCTTCTCGTTACTCTTCgaatttcaatttttaattCCTTTACCCAATTTCTCACCTTGCTTTATTTCTTTACAGCTTAATTCCCGCTTGTAGACTCCTATTAAAATAGGTAAGAGTTTTGCCTTTATATTCTTTTCGCCATTACAACACAGTTATggtttataaattttatgacGTCACACTGGCCGTGACGTAGGTAACCGTAATCAAATTTTGTGCTCTTTCGAACACAACGACACCAACTTTTGCTTTCACTGTaagtttaaaatataattaattaccTGTGCTGGTTTCTTAGTAATGGATTTTTTAATACTATATTTTTCACAGGACAAATGGCCCAGCAGTCCTCTGCAGGGATCTTGTCCTgctttgcttttgttttcttcatctgTCGTCATTGGAAAGGTAAATTTTAATGTAACCTTAAAtaaacactgattttttttgtttatcataATGTCCTTCAGTCCGTTTCGTTTTTTGTAAAAACTTAAATCTTCTAATTTGTCCTCAGCCAAAAAGAAGACCAAGAAAAACAACAGGAAAACAAGGAGACTCTCACGATGCTGTTGGTCAGCAGAAGATGGAGCAGGTAAGTAAAAAATATTAGTTTATAAAGGTTAATAACCATATAGACCTATTATCAGTAATTTAAATTGTGAAACTTAACAATTTCCACTTATTGAACCCTTatctttttatctttttgttttaaacagacATCCTCATCTCCACTTCTACTCCCCTTCCCTCAACAACACCTCACCCAAACCGTGTTCCTAACTCCTCTTCCCACCCCATCCCTTCTCACACTGACCCTTCCCCGAGCCCTTCTCCTGCCCTCCCCACTTGCCCTGTCCCCTCTCCTAACCTCACCCATTCTCCTGATATCACCCCTTTCCACGTCTCTTCTGAATTCACTCCTTCCCATGTCCCTATTCCTGAACTCGCCCCTTCCCATGTCCCTATTCCTGACTTCACCCCTTCCACTGTCCTCATTAATGACTTCAACCTTTCCCACACACCCTCTCCTGACCTCACCCCTTCCCCAATCCCTTCCCCGATCCCTTCTCCTCACCTCATCCCTTCCCCCATCCCTATTCCTGACACCCTTTCTCCTGATCCCATCACTCCCTCTGTCTCTTCTCCTCACCTCATCGCTTCCCCCATCAATATCCCTGACATCACCTCTTCCTCCACCCCTTCTCCTGTCCTCACCCCTTCCCCTCTCCCTTCTCCTCACCTCATCCCTTCCCCCATCCCTATCTCTGGCATCATCTCTTCCTCCATCCCTTCTCCTGTCCTCACCCCTTCCCCTCTCCCTTCTCCTCACCTCATCCCTTCCCCCATCCCTATCTCTGACATCACCTCTTCCTCCATCCCTTCTCCTGTCCTCACCCCTTCCCCTGTCCCCTCTGCTGACCTCACCCCTTCCTCCATCCCTTTTCTCTCTCCCAGGCCAATCCCTGATCCAGACCTCTCCCACTCTGCTCAACCAGCTTCCTGTCCTCCTCACACCAGGAAGAagacatcacagaagaaacgcaagaagaagaaaaagagtaAGTTTATTTAAGTAGAAATTTCTGATACTTTGACATGTGTTTGTAAAGCTGGTGGTTTGATTTCTTCACAGATACtctttttcctttcatttcagACACACTGTCAGCTACCACCCCTTCTCCTGTCTACACCTCTACCATCACCCAATTTCACAACCTTACTCCTTCCCCTACCCCTTCACCTGACCTCACCGTTTCTCCCATCCCTTGTCCTGACCCCACCCCTTCTTCTGA is a genomic window containing:
- the LOC135474065 gene encoding uncharacterized protein LOC135474065, which gives rise to MAQQSSAGILSCFAFVFFICRHWKAKKKTKKNNRKTRRLSRCCWSAEDGADILISTSTPLPSTTPHPNRVPNSSSHPIPSHTDPSPSPSPALPTCPVPSPNLTHSPDITPFHVSSEFTPSHVPIPELAPSHVPIPDFTPSTVLINDFNLSHTPSPDLTPSPIPSPIPSPHLIPSPIPIPDTLSPDPITPSVSSPHLIASPINIPDITSSSTPSPVLTPSPLPSPHLIPSPIPISGIISSSIPSPVLTPSPLPSPHLIPSPIPISDITSSSIPSPVLTPSPVPSADLTPSSIPFLSPRPIPDPDLSHSAQPASCPPHTRKKTSQKKRKKKKKSKFI